CATTACCTACCAGTGCGTGCTCCGTACTTAAATGCCTGCCGCCGATGGCGGCCTCGTCGGGGACGATACCCTGTGGAAACAGCCCGTTAACCGTATTTTCGCGACAATCGGAATCTGTGGGTCCGAGCCGTATAATCACACACGTGGGAACGAAACAGCGGGACGGTTCATTCGACGATCTCGGCGATCCGCTGGGCCTCCCCCGAGAGGGTCGGTTCGGGTTCGACTATCTTGAGCACCTCGTGGTCGGTGACGTCGGGGTAGGACTTGCCGGTCGCGTCCTCGATGAGGGCCTTCTCCAGGCGGAACTCCGTTCCCTCGTAGACCACGTCGACGCCTTGCTCGTCGAAAGAGAGGAGAGTCATGCTCCCGTCTAGACCGACGCCGAATAAAAGCCTGTAGATGCGCCCCGGCCCCGTTCCGTTCGAGAGCGGGCCGACGACGCGGCGCTCCGTCAGACGCCCGTCAGACACTCGTCATCGCCATCCTCAGGGTTTAATACGCCGGAAACGAGTCATTCGCACGTGTCGATAGGGACCGACCCGCTGGACCGGCTCGTCATCCCCGACGGGACCACCGTCGAGGAGCACGACCTGGTGACCGACGGGAACGTGGTCGTCGGGGGCCAGAGCACCGTCGACTTCGGCGTCCGCGGCCGGTCGGTCATCGCCGGGGAGCGCGTCTCCTTCGGCGGCCACATCGAGGCCGAGGGGGACTGCCGACTCGACATGTGGTGCGACGTCGAGGAGGACGTCCTCGTCGGCGAGGACGCTTACGTCGGCGAGCGCGTCCACGTCGGCGGCGAACTGCGGGTCGCGGGCGACCTGGACATCGGCGACGAGGTCGACATCGAGGAGGGCTTCGAGGCCAACGGCTGGATCGTCATCCGCAACCCGATGCCCACCGTCGTCTTCCTGTTCGTCTACCTCTCGCACCTGCTGCGCATCGGCGAGGAGGAGGCCGCCGAGGACGTGCTGACGGAGGTCGCCGGCGACGACGCCGAGGGCGACCCCGTCCTGATCCCGCGGGGCGCCCGCGTGGGCGACGACGTCTGGCGCGTCTCGACGCCCGCCGTGGTGGGCGACGACTGCCGCCTCCACGGCAACCTCCGCGCCGAGTCGCTGGAGGTCGGTCGGGACAACACCGTCTTCGGCAGCCTCCGGGCCCGCGAGGACGTCGTCGTCG
This genomic interval from Halomicrobium urmianum contains the following:
- a CDS encoding DUF5800 family protein — translated: MTLLSFDEQGVDVVYEGTEFRLEKALIEDATGKSYPDVTDHEVLKIVEPEPTLSGEAQRIAEIVE
- a CDS encoding polymer-forming cytoskeletal protein; the encoded protein is MSIGTDPLDRLVIPDGTTVEEHDLVTDGNVVVGGQSTVDFGVRGRSVIAGERVSFGGHIEAEGDCRLDMWCDVEEDVLVGEDAYVGERVHVGGELRVAGDLDIGDEVDIEEGFEANGWIVIRNPMPTVVFLFVYLSHLLRIGEEEAAEDVLTEVAGDDAEGDPVLIPRGARVGDDVWRVSTPAVVGDDCRLHGNLRAESLEVGRDNTVFGSLRAREDVVVGRGSEIKGDVTTRGGTVRIGPGAKIWGDVSADDVALHENATVDGTIRARGEVEMHTDEVLDRPDETAEAMIEMAEELEGDDATDDSDASDEADEADGDEGASEAGAAEPSD